One window from the genome of Dyadobacter sp. CECT 9275 encodes:
- a CDS encoding potassium channel family protein: MKYVIFGLGNFGRSLAIRLTELGHETIGVDNNMQKVEQLKERITHTVCMDCTDKNAVSALPLKDADAVIVAIGEDEGASLLTTALLKQLGIQKIIGRVVSDLQKTVLEAMQIEEYVLPEEESAERLAMRLDNAGIVDSFKISEKYSIIETRVPARYLGMSLAEADLTKRYNVIVLTVLKISKESENGFARIFKRASGIATPETVLHENEILVLFGELKDIERLMH, encoded by the coding sequence ATGAAATATGTAATATTTGGTTTAGGGAATTTCGGCAGATCACTCGCCATCCGGCTCACTGAGCTCGGGCATGAAACGATCGGTGTCGATAACAATATGCAAAAAGTGGAGCAGCTCAAGGAAAGGATTACCCATACCGTCTGTATGGATTGTACCGACAAAAATGCAGTGAGCGCGCTGCCATTGAAAGATGCAGACGCAGTAATTGTTGCCATTGGAGAGGATGAAGGGGCCTCGCTGCTCACTACGGCATTGCTAAAACAGCTTGGTATACAAAAGATCATTGGCCGGGTGGTTTCCGATTTGCAAAAGACAGTTCTTGAGGCTATGCAGATTGAAGAATACGTACTGCCTGAGGAAGAGTCGGCTGAAAGACTTGCCATGCGGCTGGACAATGCAGGGATTGTAGATTCCTTCAAAATTTCAGAAAAATATAGTATCATAGAAACACGGGTACCAGCCCGTTACCTTGGAATGAGCCTGGCGGAGGCGGATCTCACCAAACGTTACAATGTGATTGTGCTGACGGTACTGAAAATTTCCAAAGAATCGGAAAACGGTTTCGCTCGTATTTTCAAAAGAGCTTCCGGAATTGCTACACCCGAAACGGTGCTGCACGAAAACGAAATTCTGGTGTTGTTTGGTGAATTAAAAGACATTGAGAGGCTGATGCACTGA
- a CDS encoding phytanoyl-CoA dioxygenase family protein has product MSVELSTKEIEQFILHGFVRIDNTFSQEIADAVVDILWNDLPCERSNPSTWTEPVIRLGMYTQQPFIDSLNNKELHFIFNQLIGEDKWIPCRSVGTFPVRFPSVHQPNDIGKHVDASFPGNDPHNYFEWRVNVRSKGRALLMLVLYSDVSENDAPTVIYEGSHIDVAKLLSKEGDSGLSFTELAGKLNELPARKEVFATGKAGTVYLCHPFIVHSAQRHNGTAPKFMAQPPLLLKKELTISDSDVGYSPIEQAIRMAFD; this is encoded by the coding sequence ATGTCAGTTGAATTAAGTACCAAAGAAATAGAACAGTTTATTCTTCATGGATTCGTTCGTATTGACAATACATTTTCCCAGGAAATTGCAGATGCAGTTGTAGATATTTTGTGGAATGACCTTCCTTGCGAAAGATCAAACCCTTCTACCTGGACTGAACCTGTTATTCGTTTGGGTATGTATACTCAGCAACCTTTCATCGATTCGCTCAATAATAAAGAACTGCATTTTATTTTCAATCAATTGATTGGTGAGGATAAATGGATTCCTTGTCGAAGTGTAGGAACATTCCCGGTCAGATTCCCTTCGGTCCATCAACCGAATGACATAGGAAAACACGTAGATGCAAGTTTTCCGGGCAATGATCCTCATAATTATTTTGAATGGCGTGTCAATGTCAGATCAAAAGGGCGAGCTTTATTGATGCTGGTGTTGTATTCGGATGTCAGTGAAAATGATGCTCCAACGGTCATTTACGAGGGATCTCATATTGACGTTGCGAAACTTTTATCCAAAGAGGGTGATTCTGGTCTTTCATTTACTGAACTGGCCGGGAAATTAAACGAACTGCCAGCAAGGAAAGAGGTATTCGCAACAGGTAAAGCCGGTACTGTTTATTTATGCCATCCGTTTATCGTTCATTCAGCACAACGACATAACGGAACTGCTCCTAAATTTATGGCACAACCGCCATTGCTGTTAAAAAAAGAGCTGACTATTTCAGATTCGGATGTTGGCTATTCTCCCATTGAGCAGGCTATCCGAATGGCCTTCGATTAA
- a CDS encoding DUF389 domain-containing protein, with product MGVNKVLERFDISSEREEYTVIHDVVESGIEFKGTNLWILIFAIFIASVGLNVNSTAVIIGAMLISPLMGPILGMGYSIATYDFALFKKALVNYLFAIVAGLLTSGLYFFVTPIYQAHSELLARTQPNIYDVIIALIGGLAGIVAISSRNKGNVIPGVAIATALMPPLCTAGYGLSTGNWPFLFGALYLLTINTVFIGSATLITVRLLRYPIHNYADQHKRRIANRWVSFIALLTAVPSIYYGYLLVQKENFIQNSNNFIANESYIEGDFLLKNELNPALKQIKLIYGGKTIGEAEKQRLVKRKAIYGLHDATLIIQQGFSINDVSNELSQTERYQAEINRLKAQLGSTIQKQDSISNFKKMGNTLFREIRPLFPEVRYCSADKQTFYNGASQQRHFTVVVLGTTNPKKTTRDIPRISSWLKMRLKSDSLKLYVERSTF from the coding sequence ATGGGCGTAAATAAAGTACTTGAACGTTTTGATATCTCCTCCGAACGAGAAGAATACACGGTTATCCATGATGTGGTAGAAAGCGGAATCGAATTTAAAGGTACTAACCTTTGGATCCTGATATTTGCCATATTTATTGCCTCTGTGGGCCTCAATGTAAACTCTACCGCGGTAATCATAGGCGCCATGCTCATTTCTCCGCTCATGGGCCCCATTCTCGGAATGGGTTACAGCATAGCCACTTACGACTTCGCCTTATTTAAAAAGGCGCTGGTCAATTATCTTTTTGCCATCGTAGCTGGCTTACTGACGTCGGGGCTTTATTTCTTTGTAACACCTATTTACCAGGCTCATTCGGAACTCCTGGCGCGTACACAGCCCAATATTTATGACGTAATCATAGCTCTGATCGGTGGTTTGGCCGGAATCGTTGCCATTTCAAGCAGGAATAAAGGCAATGTAATTCCTGGTGTAGCAATTGCAACAGCGCTCATGCCCCCCTTATGCACGGCTGGTTACGGACTTTCCACCGGCAATTGGCCCTTCCTTTTTGGGGCTCTTTACCTGCTGACCATCAATACTGTTTTTATTGGGAGTGCAACCCTTATCACCGTCAGGCTGCTCAGATATCCCATACACAATTATGCTGACCAGCATAAGAGACGCATAGCCAACCGCTGGGTTTCGTTTATTGCCTTGCTCACCGCCGTTCCCAGTATTTATTATGGATACCTGTTGGTTCAGAAGGAGAATTTTATCCAGAATTCCAATAATTTCATTGCCAACGAAAGTTATATTGAGGGAGACTTCCTGCTAAAGAACGAATTGAATCCTGCCCTGAAACAAATCAAACTCATCTATGGTGGTAAAACGATTGGTGAGGCCGAAAAACAGCGCCTAGTTAAACGAAAAGCGATTTACGGACTCCATGACGCCACTTTAATTATTCAGCAGGGCTTTTCTATCAATGATGTTTCTAACGAGCTGAGCCAGACTGAAAGATACCAAGCCGAAATCAACCGCCTCAAAGCCCAACTCGGTTCAACCATTCAAAAGCAAGACAGCATAAGCAATTTTAAAAAAATGGGAAACACACTCTTTAGGGAGATCAGGCCACTTTTCCCTGAAGTAAGGTATTGCTCTGCCGACAAGCAGACCTTTTACAACGGCGCTAGTCAGCAGAGACATTTCACAGTGGTGGTTTTAGGCACAACAAACCCTAAAAAGACAACCCGCGACATACCCCGCATAAGCAGCTGGCTCAAAATGAGGTTAAAAAGCGACTCACTCAAACTCTATGTTGAAAGATCTACATTTTAG
- a CDS encoding SulP family inorganic anion transporter: MKGYFNLFDFKQKVNYKTEILAGLTVAMTMMPESLSFAILAGFPPLVGLYAAFIMGLVTSIFGGRPGLVSGGAGATVIVLIALMKSHGIEYVFAAVALAGVVQILVGIFKFGKFIRLVPQPVMYGFVNGLAVIIFVSQLQQFKSVSNGEPTWLTGTPLLIMAGLVLLTIAIIILLPKVTKAVPPSLAAIIVVFIVVLGFQIDTKTVKDIASISGGFLPFHIPQVPFNFSTFQLIFPYALIMAAVGLTEGLLTLNLVDELTATRGNGNRECLAQGGANILNGFFFGMGGCPMIAQTLVNLSAGARARLSGIIASMTILMIILFGAPVIEQVPMAALTGVMIMVAIGTFEWASFRFINKMPKQDIFVGMLVAVITIYLHNLALAVLIGVVISALVFAWESAKRIRAHKSVDENGVKYYKIYGPVFFGSVTAFHEKFDVLGDPQEVIIDFSESRVADMSGIEALNKITEKYTKAGKKIHLKYLSPDCRQLLANAQDVIEINIIEDPAYHVAI; this comes from the coding sequence ATGAAAGGTTACTTCAATCTCTTTGACTTTAAACAAAAGGTTAATTATAAAACTGAAATTCTGGCAGGTCTTACTGTCGCCATGACGATGATGCCTGAATCGCTCTCATTTGCCATTCTTGCGGGTTTCCCTCCCCTTGTGGGTCTTTATGCAGCATTTATAATGGGGTTAGTCACCTCCATTTTTGGAGGCCGACCCGGGCTGGTGTCCGGAGGAGCTGGTGCAACAGTCATTGTCCTGATAGCTCTAATGAAATCTCACGGAATTGAATATGTTTTCGCGGCAGTTGCCCTGGCTGGTGTTGTACAAATTCTGGTGGGGATCTTTAAGTTTGGGAAGTTCATCCGCCTGGTCCCACAGCCTGTTATGTATGGCTTTGTGAACGGATTGGCTGTTATTATTTTTGTATCTCAGCTACAGCAGTTTAAATCGGTTAGCAACGGAGAGCCCACCTGGCTGACAGGTACACCGCTGCTGATTATGGCAGGCCTGGTATTACTTACTATTGCTATCATTATTTTACTCCCTAAGGTTACCAAAGCCGTTCCTCCGTCATTGGCAGCGATCATTGTTGTTTTTATTGTTGTACTAGGGTTTCAGATCGACACGAAAACGGTGAAGGACATTGCGTCCATTAGTGGCGGCTTCCTTCCTTTTCATATCCCGCAGGTACCATTCAATTTTTCCACCTTTCAACTAATATTTCCGTATGCCTTAATTATGGCAGCTGTCGGTTTGACGGAAGGGTTGCTAACACTCAACCTGGTAGACGAGCTGACCGCCACGCGAGGGAATGGAAACAGAGAATGTCTTGCACAGGGGGGTGCCAATATATTGAACGGGTTTTTCTTTGGCATGGGTGGCTGTCCCATGATTGCCCAGACGCTTGTAAATCTTTCAGCAGGTGCTAGAGCCCGGTTATCCGGAATCATTGCGTCGATGACCATCCTGATGATCATCCTTTTTGGTGCGCCGGTCATTGAACAGGTTCCTATGGCAGCACTGACTGGTGTGATGATCATGGTTGCGATTGGAACTTTTGAATGGGCCAGCTTCCGATTCATTAACAAAATGCCGAAACAGGATATTTTTGTAGGCATGCTTGTTGCGGTGATCACGATTTACCTTCATAACCTGGCTTTGGCAGTTCTGATCGGTGTGGTAATATCTGCTCTGGTTTTTGCCTGGGAAAGTGCAAAACGTATTCGTGCCCATAAATCGGTTGATGAAAACGGCGTTAAATATTATAAGATTTACGGTCCCGTTTTCTTTGGTTCCGTCACTGCATTCCATGAGAAGTTCGATGTGCTGGGTGATCCGCAAGAGGTTATAATAGATTTCTCGGAAAGCCGTGTTGCAGATATGTCGGGGATCGAAGCGCTTAATAAAATCACCGAAAAATATACCAAGGCAGGAAAGAAGATACATTTAAAGTACCTCAGTCCAGACTGCAGACAATTACTTGCCAATGCTCAGGACGTTATTGAAATAAATATCATTGAAGACCCTGCTTACCATGTTGCCATATAA
- a CDS encoding sodium:solute symporter family transporter, protein MPQFLSQRYHPTVSLVRAIFWLNLYILVNLTSILYLGALTVSGISGLDFDLCVWGLAIFSIIITIGGMKVIGFTDVIRLFFLIIGGLATSYIAINLVSDNFDTASLLNGLKMMTLHHDDHFHMIFKEGSKHYMELPGLTVLLGGMWIVNLNYWDVISISRSERSERI, encoded by the coding sequence ATGCCCCAGTTTCTCAGTCAACGCTATCACCCAACCGTTAGTCTGGTCAGGGCTATTTTTTGGCTGAATTTGTATATTCTGGTGAATCTGACCTCTATTTTGTATCTGGGGGCACTTACAGTGTCAGGAATCTCTGGACTGGATTTCGATTTGTGCGTGTGGGGGCTCGCCATTTTTTCAATCATCATCACGATCGGAGGGATGAAGGTAATTGGCTTCACTGATGTGATCCGGCTGTTTTTTCTGATCATTGGTGGGCTTGCTACAAGTTATATTGCCATTAATCTGGTGTCGGATAATTTTGATACAGCTAGTCTTTTGAATGGTTTGAAAATGATGACGCTGCACCACGACGACCATTTTCACATGATATTTAAAGAAGGCAGCAAACATTATATGGAACTTCCCGGGCTGACCGTCCTGCTCGGCGGTATGTGGATCGTGAACCTGAACTACTGGGATGTAATCAGTATATCACGCAGCGAGCGCTCGGAGCGGATCTGA
- a CDS encoding alpha-glucuronidase family glycosyl hydrolase — MTSKFLLVLFGLILIRLGSLAADPVSSEGDDGYELWLKYKPVTDSSIKAEYLRYLSFISKSGNGEVMQSALRELQTGLKSLLGKNVNVKNAVGNKSGGIILRLDPSTDTAKLPEEGYRIQLSAGNIVISSKSESGILYGTFALLRHMQMQLSVKTLNLASSPKVRYRMLNHWDNPDGTIERGYAGSSLWKWYELPERVDPRYQDYARANASLGINGTVLNNVNASARFMSQEYIVKVAAVASVMRKYGIRTYLSVYFAAPKTLGGLPSSDPLDPKVRAWWKEKVALIYKEIPDFGGFLVKANSEGEPGPQDYGRTHADGANMLAEAFQPYDGIVIWRAFVYKADANADRFKAAYEEFVPLDGKFDPKVILQVKNGPIDFQPREPFSPLFGNMPKTPLGVEFQLTQEYLGFATHAVYEAPIFKETLESDTYVNGAGSTVAKVIDGSLHGHSRTLMAGVANTGSDRNWTGHPLAQANWYAFGRLSWDHQLTSDQIATEWAGLTLTRNQKAMEPIVKLMLKSREIYVGYNTPLGLSRPWMGVHFAPEPWQSRGSRPDWTAVYYHRADSVGLGFDRTVSGSNALAQYRPEVQQQWNNPDKTPLPYLLWFHHVAWNKELSTGRTLWQELLTRFYTCANSVVWMQQQWDLAKPSLDPQVYTDVAARLKVQHREAIWWRDAWVLYLQTFARQLIPKDFEPPKQTLEEVKKSVNIYLMK; from the coding sequence ATGACCAGCAAATTTCTGTTAGTATTATTTGGCTTGATTCTGATCCGTTTAGGATCATTGGCCGCAGATCCGGTATCTTCTGAGGGTGATGACGGCTACGAGCTCTGGCTTAAATACAAGCCAGTGACAGATTCGTCCATCAAAGCGGAGTATCTGAGATACTTGTCTTTTATTTCCAAGTCGGGGAATGGCGAGGTCATGCAAAGCGCACTCCGGGAGCTGCAAACGGGATTGAAAAGTCTTTTGGGTAAAAATGTTAACGTGAAAAACGCTGTCGGGAATAAATCAGGCGGCATCATTTTAAGACTCGACCCCAGTACTGATACAGCAAAACTGCCAGAAGAAGGTTACCGTATACAATTGTCGGCAGGCAACATTGTAATCAGTTCAAAATCTGAAAGCGGTATTTTGTACGGAACATTCGCACTTTTAAGGCATATGCAAATGCAGCTGTCTGTCAAAACCTTAAACCTGGCAAGCAGCCCGAAAGTCCGTTACCGGATGCTTAATCACTGGGATAACCCGGACGGCACCATCGAGCGCGGCTACGCAGGTTCTTCGCTTTGGAAATGGTATGAATTGCCTGAGCGTGTGGACCCCCGGTATCAGGATTATGCCCGTGCGAATGCTTCTTTAGGTATCAATGGCACGGTGCTTAATAATGTGAACGCCAGCGCACGGTTTATGTCTCAGGAGTACATCGTAAAAGTAGCGGCAGTTGCCAGTGTGATGCGGAAATATGGGATCAGGACGTATTTGTCGGTGTATTTTGCTGCGCCGAAAACTCTTGGCGGATTACCTTCTTCTGATCCGCTGGATCCGAAAGTCAGGGCTTGGTGGAAAGAGAAGGTAGCCCTGATTTATAAGGAAATCCCTGATTTTGGAGGTTTTTTAGTCAAGGCCAATTCAGAGGGAGAGCCCGGTCCTCAGGATTATGGCCGCACGCACGCCGATGGCGCCAACATGCTGGCAGAAGCTTTTCAGCCTTACGACGGAATCGTGATCTGGCGGGCATTTGTTTACAAAGCCGACGCAAACGCTGATCGTTTTAAAGCCGCCTACGAGGAATTTGTTCCGCTGGATGGAAAATTTGATCCGAAAGTAATTCTGCAGGTAAAAAATGGCCCGATTGATTTTCAGCCCCGGGAGCCGTTCTCGCCCTTGTTTGGCAATATGCCAAAAACACCTTTGGGAGTGGAATTTCAGCTGACACAGGAGTATCTGGGCTTTGCTACACATGCCGTTTACGAAGCGCCCATTTTTAAGGAAACGCTTGAATCCGATACGTATGTCAATGGGGCCGGGTCAACGGTTGCCAAAGTTATTGACGGCAGTCTGCACGGGCATTCACGTACGCTGATGGCGGGCGTAGCGAATACAGGCAGTGACAGAAACTGGACGGGGCATCCACTGGCACAGGCCAATTGGTATGCCTTCGGAAGGCTGAGCTGGGATCATCAATTAACTTCTGACCAGATTGCGACGGAATGGGCTGGACTGACTTTGACGCGGAATCAAAAAGCAATGGAGCCGATTGTAAAATTGATGTTAAAATCACGTGAAATTTATGTCGGCTACAATACACCTCTGGGACTTTCCCGCCCCTGGATGGGTGTCCATTTCGCTCCGGAACCCTGGCAAAGCAGGGGTTCCCGGCCCGACTGGACCGCTGTATACTATCACCGTGCAGATTCCGTAGGACTGGGATTTGACAGGACTGTCTCTGGAAGTAATGCCCTGGCTCAGTATCGTCCCGAAGTTCAGCAGCAGTGGAACAATCCTGACAAAACACCTTTGCCCTATCTTTTGTGGTTTCATCATGTAGCCTGGAATAAAGAGCTTAGCACAGGAAGGACGCTTTGGCAAGAACTTTTAACTCGTTTTTATACCTGTGCCAATTCGGTAGTATGGATGCAGCAGCAATGGGATCTTGCCAAACCAAGTCTGGATCCGCAGGTATATACCGACGTTGCCGCGCGACTGAAAGTTCAGCACAGAGAGGCGATCTGGTGGAGAGATGCCTGGGTTTTGTATTTGCAAACTTTTGCAAGACAGCTCATTCCAAAAGATTTCGAACCACCGAAGCAGACTTTGGAGGAAGTCAAAAAGTCTGTAAATATTTACCTCATGAAATAG
- a CDS encoding sodium:solute symporter family transporter produces MKGLSFVALTAVIVASLAGKANSISTIFTLDIFKIYLGRNKSETQLVTIGRIVIVISMVMDILISPYMGIDKAGGFQFI; encoded by the coding sequence TTGAAAGGGCTTTCCTTTGTCGCACTTACCGCGGTGATCGTGGCTTCACTGGCCGGGAAAGCCAATAGTATCTCAACGATTTTCACCCTGGATATTTTCAAAATTTACCTGGGCAGGAATAAATCTGAAACGCAATTGGTTACCATTGGCCGTATCGTGATCGTCATTTCAATGGTCATGGACATTCTGATTTCACCCTACATGGGCATTGATAAAGCGGGCGGTTTTCAGTTTATTTAG
- a CDS encoding DUF5989 family protein, protein MDFLTDLFAFMKERKKWWLAPVIIVLLLIGILIVIGGGSAVAPFIYTLF, encoded by the coding sequence ATGGATTTCTTAACGGATTTATTTGCATTTATGAAGGAGCGTAAGAAGTGGTGGCTTGCTCCTGTAATCATCGTTCTACTGCTGATTGGTATCCTGATCGTGATCGGTGGAGGTTCGGCCGTTGCACCTTTCATCTACACCTTGTTCTGA
- a CDS encoding TrkH family potassium uptake protein: MRILREYMNNGVSYLRVLLDRFILMTSLISAVVIIFHIGYNTDPGLTQNINRALEWCFLFFAVVLFVKTITLFKIGTFSIAQTVEALLCLYFIAITIAGSSYFSGADGTLLVKPEWMYLGVFSLLIVEISKRGLFFDHFYFNPTLLFVLSFLVLILAGTALLLLPKSTVGQQMGFIDALFLATSSVCITGLSSIDISCELTRFGQSVILILVQIGGLGIMTFTGFFGYFFSGGFSYKNQLMFTELIGENKVSSVISTLYKIVFVTFIFEMLGGVLIYLSLDPAQFTNASEHFYFTLFHAITAFCNAGFSTLPEGLSHPSVKFNYGLQLAVIMLYVMGGLGFEIIFNTYEFVRRWLFNIYQKIRYGRPFVFRGRVMAFNSKIIAYTTLLLILSGFVLVFILEFNHTLRQHHSYLGKVTTALFIGTSPRTSGFNTVEMGDLAFPTIMLIFLLMWIGAAPGSTGGGVKVTTFALATLNIISVARGQDRIEIFGRRVSSKSVSRALGIISLSLIFLGVSIFMLSITDPDKNLISLAFETFSAYSTTGLSLGITHQLSNAGKLIIVLTMFVGRVGSLTLLVALVRKVKPKNYQLPSEQINL; the protein is encoded by the coding sequence GTGAGAATACTCAGAGAATATATGAATAATGGAGTAAGTTATCTGCGGGTATTGCTGGATCGATTTATACTGATGACGAGCCTGATAAGTGCCGTGGTGATCATTTTTCACATTGGCTATAACACCGATCCCGGGTTAACGCAAAATATCAACCGTGCGCTGGAATGGTGTTTTTTATTTTTCGCAGTAGTGCTGTTCGTGAAAACCATTACCCTGTTTAAAATCGGGACTTTCTCTATTGCTCAGACGGTGGAGGCATTACTGTGCCTTTATTTTATTGCGATTACCATTGCCGGCAGCTCTTATTTTTCAGGGGCAGATGGCACACTGCTGGTGAAACCCGAATGGATGTACCTGGGTGTTTTTTCATTATTGATCGTCGAGATTTCTAAGAGGGGTCTGTTTTTTGATCATTTCTATTTCAATCCAACACTGCTTTTTGTACTTAGTTTTTTAGTTTTGATACTCGCCGGCACTGCCCTCTTGCTTTTGCCTAAATCTACCGTAGGGCAGCAGATGGGCTTTATTGACGCCCTTTTTCTTGCAACCAGTTCTGTTTGTATCACCGGGCTGTCATCCATTGATATCTCCTGTGAGCTTACACGGTTTGGCCAGTCTGTGATCCTCATTTTGGTGCAGATCGGTGGCTTAGGAATCATGACTTTTACCGGCTTTTTCGGTTATTTTTTTTCGGGAGGTTTTTCTTACAAGAACCAACTGATGTTTACCGAACTGATCGGTGAGAACAAGGTGAGCTCGGTTATTTCAACACTATACAAAATTGTGTTTGTTACGTTTATTTTTGAAATGCTCGGCGGTGTGCTCATCTATCTGAGCCTGGATCCGGCGCAGTTTACAAATGCTTCTGAACACTTTTATTTTACTCTTTTTCATGCCATTACCGCTTTCTGTAATGCCGGATTTTCTACCTTGCCTGAAGGGCTCAGCCATCCATCAGTGAAATTTAACTATGGCCTTCAGCTGGCTGTTATTATGTTATATGTGATGGGAGGCCTTGGGTTCGAGATTATTTTTAACACTTACGAGTTTGTCAGAAGATGGTTGTTTAACATCTATCAAAAGATCAGATACGGGCGGCCCTTTGTCTTTAGGGGACGGGTGATGGCTTTTAATTCAAAAATAATTGCCTATACGACTTTGCTTTTGATTTTGAGTGGTTTTGTATTGGTATTTATTCTCGAATTCAACCATACACTTCGCCAGCATCACTCGTATCTCGGGAAAGTAACTACTGCTTTATTCATCGGAACCAGTCCCCGTACTTCTGGATTCAATACCGTTGAAATGGGTGATTTGGCCTTTCCTACGATCATGCTGATCTTCCTTCTCATGTGGATCGGTGCGGCTCCGGGCTCAACAGGCGGGGGAGTGAAAGTTACTACCTTCGCGTTGGCCACGCTGAATATCATCAGCGTGGCAAGAGGGCAGGACCGCATAGAGATTTTCGGAAGGAGGGTGTCGTCCAAATCGGTTTCCCGTGCGCTTGGAATCATTTCATTGTCGTTGATTTTTCTGGGTGTGTCCATATTTATGTTATCAATTACAGATCCTGACAAAAACCTGATATCACTCGCATTTGAGACCTTCTCCGCTTATAGCACCACAGGGCTCAGCCTGGGCATTACCCATCAGCTCAGTAACGCCGGAAAGCTGATCATCGTCCTGACGATGTTTGTCGGCAGGGTAGGATCGCTCACCTTGCTGGTAGCGTTGGTCAGGAAAGTAAAACCAAAAAATTACCAGTTACCTTCTGAGCAAATAAACCTTTGA
- a CDS encoding cold-shock protein: MNKGTVKFFNEAKGFGFIAPEHGGADLFVHVSGLVDDIQQNDSVSYEVEDGRKGLNAVNVSVI, translated from the coding sequence ATGAATAAAGGAACAGTTAAGTTTTTCAATGAAGCCAAAGGTTTTGGTTTTATCGCTCCTGAACATGGTGGGGCAGATCTTTTTGTACATGTATCTGGCCTTGTTGATGATATCCAACAAAATGACAGTGTATCTTACGAAGTTGAAGATGGCAGAAAAGGTCTGAATGCAGTTAATGTATCAGTAATCTGA
- the nhaA gene encoding Na+/H+ antiporter NhaA, translated as MSRINLGAFKYFFKSNSTGGIILIACVLLSLIIANTGAGPHFDHFLAYQIGADISGVNLRYPVSLWINDGLMAIFFLLVGLEIKRELIEGELSSVKKATLPIVAALGGVLVPASIYYAINSGSPTASGWGIPMATDIAFALAILSLLGKKVPASLKIFLSALAIVDDLMAILVIAIFYSSDLHYIYLLYAGAIFIFLLVINKAGVKNLAAYLIPGVLIWYFIHHSGVHATIAGVLTAFAIPTTPDSKESPLEKLEHTLANPVNFIIMPLFALANTNIKFETGMVEGLTTVLGLGIIAGLVIGKPLGITLFSWIIVKMGAAKMPGGANWKHLIGLGMLGGVGFTMSVFIALLSFPGAHFILSEAKFAILTGSVLSGTLGYFWLKSLAKAKKVNPSLRRR; from the coding sequence ATGAGCAGAATCAACTTAGGAGCTTTCAAGTATTTTTTCAAATCAAATTCTACCGGCGGCATTATTCTGATTGCCTGTGTGCTGCTATCGCTGATCATTGCCAATACCGGAGCAGGCCCGCATTTTGATCACTTCCTTGCTTATCAAATAGGTGCGGATATTTCAGGCGTTAACCTTCGATACCCGGTTTCCCTGTGGATCAACGATGGCCTGATGGCTATCTTTTTTCTTCTGGTCGGGCTGGAAATTAAACGGGAACTCATAGAAGGAGAGCTATCTTCCGTAAAAAAGGCGACTCTCCCCATTGTTGCGGCTTTGGGCGGGGTGCTGGTGCCTGCTTCCATATATTATGCTATTAACAGCGGCAGCCCGACAGCCAGTGGCTGGGGCATTCCCATGGCCACCGACATTGCCTTTGCTTTGGCAATCCTTTCCTTACTTGGCAAGAAAGTCCCGGCATCTTTGAAAATATTTTTGTCTGCTTTGGCGATCGTAGACGATTTAATGGCAATTCTTGTGATAGCCATCTTTTATTCGTCGGACCTGCACTATATATACCTACTCTATGCCGGGGCAATATTTATATTTCTGTTGGTTATCAATAAAGCAGGCGTAAAAAATCTGGCGGCTTACCTGATCCCCGGTGTATTGATCTGGTATTTCATCCATCATTCTGGTGTGCATGCCACCATTGCCGGGGTGCTGACGGCCTTTGCCATTCCTACCACGCCCGATTCTAAAGAATCTCCGCTCGAAAAGCTTGAACATACCCTGGCAAATCCCGTCAATTTTATCATCATGCCATTGTTCGCCCTGGCCAATACCAACATTAAGTTTGAAACAGGCATGGTTGAAGGACTGACAACCGTACTGGGGCTGGGGATTATTGCGGGTTTGGTTATTGGCAAGCCGTTAGGAATTACATTGTTTTCCTGGATCATTGTAAAAATGGGGGCAGCAAAAATGCCAGGCGGCGCCAACTGGAAACATCTCATCGGCTTGGGTATGCTCGGTGGGGTTGGTTTTACCATGTCCGTTTTTATTGCCCTGTTATCCTTTCCCGGAGCGCATTTCATTTTATCCGAAGCAAAATTTGCAATTCTCACGGGTTCTGTTTTGTCCGGAACGCTGGGCTACTTCTGGCTTAAATCGTTGGCGAAGGCAAAAAAAGTTAACCCAAGTCTGCGCAGAAGGTAA